CACTTCTATCAATGCTTTGATTGCGTCGCTGTCTTCGTTACCGCTCTTTACAGCGATTACGTTAACGTAAGGAGACTCTGAATCTTCCAAAGCGATCGCATCTTCCATTGGATTTAAGCCGGCGTCGATTGCGAAGTTTGAGTTGATCAATAATGCGTCGCCTTCATCATTTTTGTACAATTGCGGCATTAATGCTGCTTCGTAGTTTGCGTCAAACTCCAAGTTCTTCGGATTTTCAACGATATCTTCTACTTCCGCCTTCACTTTTTCCACATCGTCAGCAAGCTTGATCAAACCTTTTTCTTCAAGCATAGCCAGTACGCGCCCGTGATCCGCTACAGAGTTACTGATTAAGATCGTTGCACCATCAGGAAGTTCTTCCAATGAATCATATTTCTTTGAGTAGACACCGATCGGCTCGATGTGAATTGCACCTGCATTGACAAAATCATAACCGAAATCTGCAATTTGACTCTCTAGATATGGAATGTGCTGGAAATAGTTCGCATCCAATGTGCCTTCATCCAAATCTTTGTTTGGCAGTACATAATCTGTGTAGCTCTCAATCTTCAAATCGTACCCTTTTTCAGCCAATAGTGGCTTCGCCTTTTCTAAAATTACTGCGTGCGGCGTGTTGGACGCTCCGACTGTCAAAGTCGTTTTGTCGCCCTTTTCTGCGTCATCTGCATCCTGTGCCGCATCTTTGCTGTTATCATCTTTTGTGCCGCATGCTGCCAGTGCCAGCACAAGTGCCGCCGCGAATAGACCAAATAAAAACTTCTTCATCTTCACATTTCTCCCTCTCCATTACTGGATTATATTTATGGTTGACAGGTTTCCCTGAAAATCCTGTTATCGCTTGTCCATACGTTTTACAAAGAAATCACCGATAAACTGAATGATGAATACGATGATCAAAACTAAAATTGTCGCCATCATCGTCACATCGCCGCGGTTACGCTGGAACCCTTCCAAATACGCAAGTGTACCGAGTCCCCCGGCGCCGATTACCCCTGCCATCGCTGTATATCCGACCAGCGCAATTGACGTCACTGTAATCCCAGACACTAGCGCGGGCATGGATTCAGGCAACAGCACTTTGAAAATGATGGTAGAAGTTTTCGCACCCATTGAACGTGCCGCTTCGATAACTCCTTTATCAATTTCTTGCAGCGCAATCAGCACCATGCGTC
The Sporosarcina sp. P33 genome window above contains:
- a CDS encoding MetQ/NlpA family ABC transporter substrate-binding protein, translated to MKKFLFGLFAAALVLALAACGTKDDNSKDAAQDADDAEKGDKTTLTVGASNTPHAVILEKAKPLLAEKGYDLKIESYTDYVLPNKDLDEGTLDANYFQHIPYLESQIADFGYDFVNAGAIHIEPIGVYSKKYDSLEELPDGATILISNSVADHGRVLAMLEEKGLIKLADDVEKVKAEVEDIVENPKNLEFDANYEAALMPQLYKNDEGDALLINSNFAIDAGLNPMEDAIALEDSESPYVNVIAVKSGNEDSDAIKALIEVLTSEQIQDFIVEEWSGSVVPVK
- a CDS encoding methionine ABC transporter permease is translated as MIEQWFPNVNWEKMWAATGETLYMSAYSTLFTFIFGVALGLLLFLTSPGQLWANKITNVFTGAFVNVFRSIPFIILIILLLPLTNLLIGSMRGPNAALPALIIGAAPFYGRMVLIALQEIDKGVIEAARSMGAKTSTIIFKVLLPESMPALVSGITVTSIALVGYTAMAGVIGAGGLGTLAYLEGFQRNRGDVTMMATILVLIIVFIIQFIGDFFVKRMDKR